In the Larus michahellis chromosome 6, bLarMic1.1, whole genome shotgun sequence genome, one interval contains:
- the POLR2D gene encoding DNA-directed RNA polymerase II subunit RPB4 — MAAGGSDPRAADVEEDASQLVFPKEFETAETLLNSEVHMLLEHRKQQNESAEDEQELSEVFMKTLNYTARFSRFKNRETIASVRSLLLQKKLHKFELACLANLCPETAEEAKALIPSLEGRFEDEELQQILDDIQTKRSFQY; from the exons atggcggcgggcggcagcgACCCGCGGGCGGCGGACGTGGAGGAGGACGCCTCGCAGCTCGTCTTCCCCAAGG AATTTGAAACTGCGGAAACTCTTCTAAATTCAGAAGTACATATGCTTCTTGAGCACCGTAAGCAACAGAACGAGAGTGCAGAAGATGAGCAGGAGCTTTCAGAAGTCTTCATGAAAACCTTGAACTACACAGCACGCTTCAGCCGCTTCAAAAACCGGGAAACCATCGCCAGCGTCCGAAG TTTGCTGCTCCAGAAAAAGCTCCATAAGTTTGAGCTGGCGTGTTTGGCTAACCTGTGTCCTGAGACGGCTGAGGAAGCGAAAGCCTTGATTCCCAG CCTGGAGGGCCGATTTGAAGATGAGGAATTACAGCAGATTCTTGATGACATTCAGACTAAACGCAGCTTCCAGTACTAA